GCCCTTCTGGATGCGACCATCAGCTCAGTCGGTGATCATGACCGAGAAGGGCGTCTGGAAATCCGCGCGCCGGTTCTGATCGAAGCCAGCGATGGTGTTGTCGGTTGCGGGCGGGGTGGAGTTCGAGTTGGGCGCGATGTCGCCCGCACCGTAGCGGTCGCCGCCGTAGATGCCCGCGTGGACGTTCAGCCTCGCCTCGGGACGGCCGCTGAAGCCGAGCACGGCCCAGGGGATGGCGACCTCGCTGCTGAAAGCCGGGGATGTGCCCGCGGTCGCCTTGGCGAAGCCCGAGCCTATCTCCCTGGCTTCGGTGTCGGAAACGACCTCCCGCAGTTGCAGAGGCTCACCCTGGTACTGCGCGACGAAGTAGTCGATGGGGTTGGCAAAGGTGACGAGGCGGGGCCAGGCGTCGAACCCTTCCGCCGAAGCGCTGCCGCCGGCGCCGGTGTCGAGGTGGCCGGTGTCGAGGTGGACGATGGCCGAGTTGCCGCTCGCCCGGTAGCGGTAGCCTAGATAGAGGTAGAGGTCATCCCAGTCCACCAGGAGCTCGGTGAAGAGGTTGTCGGGGCCAAAGCCCTGATCGTAGCCCTCTGGTCCGTTCAGTAGCTTGGCGCGCGGCGAGGTCCAGTCGGAGAGGTCGCCATCGACGCTGTATTTGGGCGAGGCCGAAACGGTGAGTTCGAAGTCCTGCCCGCTCGCGGGCGCGGTCACGCTCGTGAGCGTCTTTGAGCCGTAGCCCTCGAGCTTTGCCGTCAGATCGGTGCTGCTGCTGGACGGGAAGGGCAGGTGGTAGCTCCCGTCCGCGAAGCTGAAGGCGTAGTAGCTGTCGGCGTCCGCGCTCGAGTCCACCAGCGCGCCCCGCAGAGGCGTGCCGCTCGAGCTCACGGTTCCCGTGATGGCGGCGTCCGGCGCCGGGGTGCTGACGAAGTTGTAGACGCCCTCGTAGCGCAGCGTCTCCCCGTCCAGGTAGAGCGAGCGGTTGTCCTGGCCGAAGCCTTCATAGCCCGAGTTCTTGGCGTCCTGTGCCGCATTGCCGAACTTAAACGAGAGGTTGCGGAAGCGCTCGAGCCCCTCCAAGCGAACCTCCCAAAAGCCGGGGCGGCCCGCGACCTCGGTCATGGGATAGCGGACTTCCCGGCCGGTGTCGAAGCGCCGCAGCTCGATCGCCCCGTCACCCTGCGAGCGGGCGTCTACGGTAAAGGTCGCGGTGGCGGTGACCGGCTCCTCGTCCTCGCCGGGGCTGCCCGTCAGCGCGAGCAGCGTGCGCGGTGGGATGACGCCGACCAAGAGGCCCGAAGGGGTCACGGAGAGGCCGTGGCCGCGGCCGGTCACTTCGGTGAGCGTCGCGCCCGGCGCGAAGGTCCCCTGGAGCGGGATGCCGCCGCTCCCCGCCGAGAGGCGGGCGAGGTCGATGGGGCTGTCGCCGTTGTTCAAGACCGCAACGACCGGCGCCTCGCCGTGAAGCGTGCGCCGGAAAGCGAAGACCGGCTCGCGGCCGTTGGGGCGCCAGAGCTCGCGCTGGGCGCCGTGGGTGAGCGCGCGGTAGTCACGGCGGGCCTGGGCGAGCGCGGCCAGGCGGCCCGCCAGCGGGGCGCCCGCGGCGAAGTCCATCTTGACGCGGTTGCCCTCGAAGGGCGGGTGGCTGTAGGGGTCACCCTTGCCCAGCATGGCGTTCTCGGTGCCGTAGTAGACCGACGGCGTGCCGCGCACGGTGTAGATGAGCGACAGGGCCATGTCCAGGCGCTGGGCGGCGGCCGTCCCGGTGACGCCGCGATTCGCCGCCTCGGACATGAAGCGCGGCACGTCGTGGTTGTCGATGAAGGTGGTCAGGCGGCTGGGGTCGCTGTAAGCGGCGTCCCCGTCGAAGACCACCGCCACCTCGTCGAGGTTGCCGGCAGGGCTCGAGAGGTGGTCCTTGACGCGGAAGTAGAGCGGAAAGTCGAAGGCCGAGGGCATACCCAGCTCGTCGAGGTAGGTGGCGATGAACTCGGGGCGGCCGTCGAAGATCTCCCCCACGGTCCAGACGATACTGGGGTCGCCGGGGCCGCCAGGCGCGAAGAACTGCTGCCAGTAGTCGTCGTAGACGTGTTTGACGGTGTCCATGCGGATGCCGTCGATACCCAAGTTCACCCAGTAGTCGACAGTGCTGTTCAAGAAGTCCCTGACCTCGGGAATGCGGTCGTTGAAGTCGGGAAGCCCAGCCAGGTCACAGGCTTGGACCTTTTCCGCGGGAGGCGCGCGCTCGCAGTCCTCCTGGCTGTGGAACCACTCGGGGTGGCTGCGGGTCAGCGCCGCATCGTAGCCGGCGTGGTTGACGACCATGTCCTGGATGACCTTGATGCCGTGCTGCTGGGCCGTGCGGACGAGCGTCTTGTACTGGCCCAGGGTGCCAAAGTGCGGGTCGGGCCGGAAGAAGTCGTCCCCCCAATAGCCGTGGTAGCCGGCAAAGCGCTTGCCGTCGTTGGGGCTGTTGGCGTCGTTCACGGTGAGGGCGGGTACCTGGAGGTAGACGGGCGAGAGCCAGAGGGCGGTAAAACCCATCTTCTGAAAGTAGCCCTCCCTGATCTTGTGGGTGAGGCCCGCGAAATCGCCGCCGTGCCAGCCGAGCGGGTTCTCGGCCTCGGTCGTGCCCTCGTCGCCCGCGCCGGGGCGCTTAGCGCCGTCGTCGTTGCCGCGAATGGCATTGCTCATGCGGTCGGTCATGGCGAAGTAGATGACCTCTTCGCGCCAGTCGATCGTCCGCGGCACTCGCGGATTGCGGGCGTGCCGGGGCGGTCCAGGCTGCCCGGCAAAGGGCGGGGGCGCCAGCTCCTCGACGGCCTCCTCGCCAACCAAAGAAAGCGGATCGGACGAGCCGCAGGCCGTCAGGCTCAAGCTCAACAGCAGCGCGGCCAGCAGGCCGTACCCTCTCCTCATGTCCACCATGGCATCACCACTCTATAAAGATTTCGCCAGCTTTTCCGGCCCTTACATACTGGCATAAGGGACACATCTCGTCAAAGAAAGGCGGCTTTTTGCAGGCTGCACTCGCCCTTTGATTTAATACATTTAGTATTGACAGAAAGTTCTAAAAGCTTATGCTCGAGCCATGCTCCTTCCATCCCTCAGCCCCGCCAAACGCCAGTACATCGAGGAGGTCGGCCTCCTGCTCGAGGCCCTCGGCCTGCCCCGCATGGCGGGACGCGTCCTGGGCGCTCTCTTGGTGGCCGAGCCGCCGGAGCAGAGCGCCGAAGACCTCGCCCTCGGCCTCCAGGCCAGTCGCGGCTCGATCAGCACCAGCACGCGCCTGCTCGAGCAGACGGGCATCATCGAGCGGGTCAGCA
This Deinococcota bacterium DNA region includes the following protein-coding sequences:
- a CDS encoding alpha-amylase family glycosyl hydrolase; amino-acid sequence: MVDMRRGYGLLAALLLSLSLTACGSSDPLSLVGEEAVEELAPPPFAGQPGPPRHARNPRVPRTIDWREEVIYFAMTDRMSNAIRGNDDGAKRPGAGDEGTTEAENPLGWHGGDFAGLTHKIREGYFQKMGFTALWLSPVYLQVPALTVNDANSPNDGKRFAGYHGYWGDDFFRPDPHFGTLGQYKTLVRTAQQHGIKVIQDMVVNHAGYDAALTRSHPEWFHSQEDCERAPPAEKVQACDLAGLPDFNDRIPEVRDFLNSTVDYWVNLGIDGIRMDTVKHVYDDYWQQFFAPGGPGDPSIVWTVGEIFDGRPEFIATYLDELGMPSAFDFPLYFRVKDHLSSPAGNLDEVAVVFDGDAAYSDPSRLTTFIDNHDVPRFMSEAANRGVTGTAAAQRLDMALSLIYTVRGTPSVYYGTENAMLGKGDPYSHPPFEGNRVKMDFAAGAPLAGRLAALAQARRDYRALTHGAQRELWRPNGREPVFAFRRTLHGEAPVVAVLNNGDSPIDLARLSAGSGGIPLQGTFAPGATLTEVTGRGHGLSVTPSGLLVGVIPPRTLLALTGSPGEDEEPVTATATFTVDARSQGDGAIELRRFDTGREVRYPMTEVAGRPGFWEVRLEGLERFRNLSFKFGNAAQDAKNSGYEGFGQDNRSLYLDGETLRYEGVYNFVSTPAPDAAITGTVSSSGTPLRGALVDSSADADSYYAFSFADGSYHLPFPSSSSTDLTAKLEGYGSKTLTSVTAPASGQDFELTVSASPKYSVDGDLSDWTSPRAKLLNGPEGYDQGFGPDNLFTELLVDWDDLYLYLGYRYRASGNSAIVHLDTGHLDTGAGGSASAEGFDAWPRLVTFANPIDYFVAQYQGEPLQLREVVSDTEAREIGSGFAKATAGTSPAFSSEVAIPWAVLGFSGRPEARLNVHAGIYGGDRYGAGDIAPNSNSTPPATDNTIAGFDQNRRADFQTPFSVMITD